The following coding sequences are from one Cyprinus carpio isolate SPL01 chromosome A24, ASM1834038v1, whole genome shotgun sequence window:
- the LOC109083014 gene encoding myoneurin-like isoform X1, giving the protein MKYSYSCHYTLVLKCTGFWTFVSMHVLGRVCLAPPNGYSCLFGSNTGKNSDGRILRHRPNPLEDLENGRQSNAILIYCRNNVFGCGLNHYKVTCGCSSSTSCHTSLTSIDAGKENGTITLDPELVSGAVFEKLLTYIYTGDLSMDREEIESVQKAASYLGMPEVVARCTLTQDDIKIGGSPTRQAEYEDPRSPLSPDDYEPLEPITEVEERELLREKNEDGIQDDEAHSSSEQTPQRSSSKRGRKPKTRLYEDEVERETITAHRGRGRGQGRPRGRPRVRPLTSDSTEQSPAQQTMSPNSSSVGRGTGRPRGRPRVRPLSTDRDDSGNAENESVATKDQEESSAHKRGRPRIRPLSSGAEGDSGDEEQGDAQETEVVEEDSVNAGEEDDGQVKTDVENPDGSPLKRGRGRPRTKPLTTENQTTNTENSTKDTEDGSEAAKTKENEGTVRKRGRPRSKPLSSSAPESSNPTYKVENSGEEASGETNQDAEKHTEEGSSQCTEDSESNPAKKVRTSNRKRSLSRKLKESQASDEEEEEEDEELGNDKEDWAGDEEVKPLQDKHRPICNVCGNLFSEMSSLRRHMRIHKGLKPYQCQLCTRSFRQGNQLKTHMRIHTGEKPFSCTSCDARFAQKCQLIYHCRMHHGEEKPHKCDFCGAAFATSSNLKIHIRKHSGEKPYECGECGKRFTQASTLMYHKRRHTGEKPYICDTCGMAFAVSSSLIAHNRKHTGVTPYICLDCGKPCLTAGELRKHMDIHNGSRKVRCYLCGSMFSDMYSLKKHSVLKHNALPNQEQAPLETDPTQCPLNIPIDHQGLIARVRSALVDSQDHEIQMESPLPILPPETSLIIQQSAEPQMIIQHADGTEPSMIFQHADSSEAPVLIQHGESGEQVSYVVEQYEIPGNAEMEHTQIVIVQTID; this is encoded by the exons ATGAAGTACAGTTACTCCTGTCACTACACTCTGGTGCTTAAATGCACAGGTTTCTGGACATTTGTGTCCATGCATGTGCTTGGACGTGTGTGTTTGGCTCCACCTAATGGTTACAGCTGTCTTTTTGGTTCAAACACCGGAAAGAATTCAGACGGGAGGATATTACGTCACAGACCAAATCCCCTTGAAGACCTCGAAAATGGCCGTCAAAGCAATGCGATTTTAATCTACTGTCGAAATAAC GTTTTTGGGTGTGGTTTAAACCATTATAAAGTTACGTGCG GTTGCTCCTCTTCCACGTCATGCCACACATCACTCACA TCTATTGATGCCGGAAAGGAGAATGGCACCATAACTTTGGACCCAGAGTTGGTGAGCGGGGCTGTGTTTGAAAAACTACTGACTTATATTTACACTGGGGACTTGAGTATGGACAG AGAAGAAATTGAAAGTGTTCAGAAAGCTGCATCTTATCTTGGGATGCCCGAGGTTGTGGCTCGTTGTACACTAACTCAAGATGATATAAAAATTGGTGGCTCGCCCACAAGACAAGCGGAGTACGAAGATCCACGGTCCCCCCTGAGCCCAGACGACTACGAACCTTTAGAGCCGATCACAGAGGTGGAAGAACGGGAGCTGTTGAGGGAAAAGAATGAAGATGGGATACAGGATGATGAAGCCCATTCGTCCAGCGAACAGACACCGCAGAGAAGCAGCAGCAAGAGAGGGAGGAAACCCAAAACTAGGCTGTATGAGGATGAGGTTGAGCGGGAGACCATCACTGCTCACAGAGGCAGAGGAAGAGGTCAAGGGAGACCGAGAGGTCGCCCACGGGTGAGGCCGTTGACTTCTGATTCAACTGAACAATCTCCAGCGCAGCAAACCATGAGTCCAAATAGCAGCTCAGTAGGGAGAGGAACCGGAAGACCAAGAGGTCGTCCACGGGTTAGACCACTCTCCACTGACAGAGATGATTCTGGAAACGCTGAAAATGAGTCTGTAGCAACCAAGGATCAAGAAGAGAGCTCTGCTCACAAAAGAGGACGTCCACGAATTAGACCCCTATCATCTGGTGCAGAAGGAGACAGTGGAGATGAAGAACAAGGAGACGCCCAAGAAACAGAGGTTGTTGAAGAAGATTCTGTGAATGCTGGTGAGGAAGATGACGGTCAGGTAAAGACTGATGTGGAAAACCCAGACGGAAGTCCTTTAAAACGAGGAAGAGGAAGACCAAGGACTAAGCCGTTAACCACTGAGAACCAAACCACAAACACTGAGAACTCAACTAAAGACACAGAAGACGGTTCAGAAGCTGCAAAGACAAAAGAGAATGAAGGGACTGTTCGTAAAAGAGGAAGACCTCGATCCAAACCTCTTTCTTCTTCGGCACCTGAATCTTCAAATCCAACATATAAGGTGGAGAACAGTGGAGAAGAAGCCAGTGGAGAAACAAACCAAGACGCTGAGAAACACACTGAAGAAGGCTCATCTCAATGTACAGAAGATTCAGAGTCAAATCCTGCAAAGAAGGTCCGCACCAGCAACAGGAAGAGAAGCTTGAGTAGAAAGCTCAAAGAAAGCCAAGCTagtgatgaagaagaagaagaagaggatgaaGAACTTGGCAATGACAAGGAGGACTGGGCCGGAGACGAGGAAGTGAAGCCCTTGCAGGACAAACACAGGCCTATTTGTAACGTCTGCGGGAACCTCTTCTCAGAGATGAGCAGCCTGCGCAGACACATGCGCATACACAAGGGCCTCAAACCCTATCAGTGCCAACTCTGTACCCGCTCTTTCAGACAGGGCAACCAGTTGAAGACCCACATGCGCATACACACAG gaGAGAAGCCCTTTAGTTGTACGTCTTGCGATGCACGTTTTGCTCAGAAATGTCAGCTGATCTATCATTGCCGAATGCATCACGGAGAAGAAAAGCCACATAAATGTGATTTCTGTGGAGCAGCTTTTGCCACATCGAGCAATCTGAAAATTCACATAAG GAAGCACAGTGGTGAGAAGCCGTATGAATGTGGAGAATGTGGGAAGCGCTTCACACAGGCCAGTACTCTGATGTATCACAAACGCCGACACACAGGGGAGAAACCATACATCTGCGACACCTGCGGCATGGCGTTCGCTGTGTCCAGCTCTCTCATCGCTCACAACAGGAAACACACCG GTGTGACCCCATATATATGCTTGGATTGTGGAAAACCTTGCTTAACCGCTGGTGAACTTCGAAAACATATGGACATCCACAATG GATCAAGAAAAGTGAGGTGTTACCTGTGTGGGAGCATGTTTTCAGACATGTATAGCTTGAAGAAGCACAGCGTTTTGAAGCATAACg CTCTTCCAAACCAAGAGCAGGCTCCTTTGGAAACCGACCCGACGCAGTGTCCTCTCAACATCCCCATTGACCACCAGGGCTTGATTGCACGCGTGCGCTCCGCCCTCGTCGATTCCCAAGACCATGAAATTCAGATGGAGTCCCCATTGCCAATTTTGCCCCCGGAAACCTCACTTATTATCCAACAGTCAGCAGAGCCTCAGATGATCATACAGCATGCAGACGGCACAGAGCCCTCAATGATCTTCCAGCACGCAGATTCGTCTGAAGCACCGGTTCTCATCCAACACGGAGAATCTGGCGAGCAAGTGAGCTATGTAGTGGAACAGTACGAAATCCCCGGAAACGCTGAGATGGAGCACACGCAGATTGTCATCGTTCAGaccattgattaa
- the LOC109083014 gene encoding myoneurin-like isoform X3, protein MLSSVFGCGLNHYKVTCGCSSSTSCHTSLTSIDAGKENGTITLDPELVSGAVFEKLLTYIYTGDLSMDREEIESVQKAASYLGMPEVVARCTLTQDDIKIGGSPTRQAEYEDPRSPLSPDDYEPLEPITEVEERELLREKNEDGIQDDEAHSSSEQTPQRSSSKRGRKPKTRLYEDEVERETITAHRGRGRGQGRPRGRPRVRPLTSDSTEQSPAQQTMSPNSSSVGRGTGRPRGRPRVRPLSTDRDDSGNAENESVATKDQEESSAHKRGRPRIRPLSSGAEGDSGDEEQGDAQETEVVEEDSVNAGEEDDGQVKTDVENPDGSPLKRGRGRPRTKPLTTENQTTNTENSTKDTEDGSEAAKTKENEGTVRKRGRPRSKPLSSSAPESSNPTYKVENSGEEASGETNQDAEKHTEEGSSQCTEDSESNPAKKVRTSNRKRSLSRKLKESQASDEEEEEEDEELGNDKEDWAGDEEVKPLQDKHRPICNVCGNLFSEMSSLRRHMRIHKGLKPYQCQLCTRSFRQGNQLKTHMRIHTGEKPFSCTSCDARFAQKCQLIYHCRMHHGEEKPHKCDFCGAAFATSSNLKIHIRKHSGEKPYECGECGKRFTQASTLMYHKRRHTGEKPYICDTCGMAFAVSSSLIAHNRKHTGVTPYICLDCGKPCLTAGELRKHMDIHNGSRKVRCYLCGSMFSDMYSLKKHSVLKHNALPNQEQAPLETDPTQCPLNIPIDHQGLIARVRSALVDSQDHEIQMESPLPILPPETSLIIQQSAEPQMIIQHADGTEPSMIFQHADSSEAPVLIQHGESGEQVSYVVEQYEIPGNAEMEHTQIVIVQTID, encoded by the exons ATGTTGTCAAGT GTTTTTGGGTGTGGTTTAAACCATTATAAAGTTACGTGCG GTTGCTCCTCTTCCACGTCATGCCACACATCACTCACA TCTATTGATGCCGGAAAGGAGAATGGCACCATAACTTTGGACCCAGAGTTGGTGAGCGGGGCTGTGTTTGAAAAACTACTGACTTATATTTACACTGGGGACTTGAGTATGGACAG AGAAGAAATTGAAAGTGTTCAGAAAGCTGCATCTTATCTTGGGATGCCCGAGGTTGTGGCTCGTTGTACACTAACTCAAGATGATATAAAAATTGGTGGCTCGCCCACAAGACAAGCGGAGTACGAAGATCCACGGTCCCCCCTGAGCCCAGACGACTACGAACCTTTAGAGCCGATCACAGAGGTGGAAGAACGGGAGCTGTTGAGGGAAAAGAATGAAGATGGGATACAGGATGATGAAGCCCATTCGTCCAGCGAACAGACACCGCAGAGAAGCAGCAGCAAGAGAGGGAGGAAACCCAAAACTAGGCTGTATGAGGATGAGGTTGAGCGGGAGACCATCACTGCTCACAGAGGCAGAGGAAGAGGTCAAGGGAGACCGAGAGGTCGCCCACGGGTGAGGCCGTTGACTTCTGATTCAACTGAACAATCTCCAGCGCAGCAAACCATGAGTCCAAATAGCAGCTCAGTAGGGAGAGGAACCGGAAGACCAAGAGGTCGTCCACGGGTTAGACCACTCTCCACTGACAGAGATGATTCTGGAAACGCTGAAAATGAGTCTGTAGCAACCAAGGATCAAGAAGAGAGCTCTGCTCACAAAAGAGGACGTCCACGAATTAGACCCCTATCATCTGGTGCAGAAGGAGACAGTGGAGATGAAGAACAAGGAGACGCCCAAGAAACAGAGGTTGTTGAAGAAGATTCTGTGAATGCTGGTGAGGAAGATGACGGTCAGGTAAAGACTGATGTGGAAAACCCAGACGGAAGTCCTTTAAAACGAGGAAGAGGAAGACCAAGGACTAAGCCGTTAACCACTGAGAACCAAACCACAAACACTGAGAACTCAACTAAAGACACAGAAGACGGTTCAGAAGCTGCAAAGACAAAAGAGAATGAAGGGACTGTTCGTAAAAGAGGAAGACCTCGATCCAAACCTCTTTCTTCTTCGGCACCTGAATCTTCAAATCCAACATATAAGGTGGAGAACAGTGGAGAAGAAGCCAGTGGAGAAACAAACCAAGACGCTGAGAAACACACTGAAGAAGGCTCATCTCAATGTACAGAAGATTCAGAGTCAAATCCTGCAAAGAAGGTCCGCACCAGCAACAGGAAGAGAAGCTTGAGTAGAAAGCTCAAAGAAAGCCAAGCTagtgatgaagaagaagaagaagaggatgaaGAACTTGGCAATGACAAGGAGGACTGGGCCGGAGACGAGGAAGTGAAGCCCTTGCAGGACAAACACAGGCCTATTTGTAACGTCTGCGGGAACCTCTTCTCAGAGATGAGCAGCCTGCGCAGACACATGCGCATACACAAGGGCCTCAAACCCTATCAGTGCCAACTCTGTACCCGCTCTTTCAGACAGGGCAACCAGTTGAAGACCCACATGCGCATACACACAG gaGAGAAGCCCTTTAGTTGTACGTCTTGCGATGCACGTTTTGCTCAGAAATGTCAGCTGATCTATCATTGCCGAATGCATCACGGAGAAGAAAAGCCACATAAATGTGATTTCTGTGGAGCAGCTTTTGCCACATCGAGCAATCTGAAAATTCACATAAG GAAGCACAGTGGTGAGAAGCCGTATGAATGTGGAGAATGTGGGAAGCGCTTCACACAGGCCAGTACTCTGATGTATCACAAACGCCGACACACAGGGGAGAAACCATACATCTGCGACACCTGCGGCATGGCGTTCGCTGTGTCCAGCTCTCTCATCGCTCACAACAGGAAACACACCG GTGTGACCCCATATATATGCTTGGATTGTGGAAAACCTTGCTTAACCGCTGGTGAACTTCGAAAACATATGGACATCCACAATG GATCAAGAAAAGTGAGGTGTTACCTGTGTGGGAGCATGTTTTCAGACATGTATAGCTTGAAGAAGCACAGCGTTTTGAAGCATAACg CTCTTCCAAACCAAGAGCAGGCTCCTTTGGAAACCGACCCGACGCAGTGTCCTCTCAACATCCCCATTGACCACCAGGGCTTGATTGCACGCGTGCGCTCCGCCCTCGTCGATTCCCAAGACCATGAAATTCAGATGGAGTCCCCATTGCCAATTTTGCCCCCGGAAACCTCACTTATTATCCAACAGTCAGCAGAGCCTCAGATGATCATACAGCATGCAGACGGCACAGAGCCCTCAATGATCTTCCAGCACGCAGATTCGTCTGAAGCACCGGTTCTCATCCAACACGGAGAATCTGGCGAGCAAGTGAGCTATGTAGTGGAACAGTACGAAATCCCCGGAAACGCTGAGATGGAGCACACGCAGATTGTCATCGTTCAGaccattgattaa
- the LOC109083014 gene encoding myoneurin-like isoform X2, producing the protein MPHITHSEFLLEQLKRQRERSFLCDCTVTIGQSQYHAHHNVLAAFSEYFSTQSIDAGKENGTITLDPELVSGAVFEKLLTYIYTGDLSMDREEIESVQKAASYLGMPEVVARCTLTQDDIKIGGSPTRQAEYEDPRSPLSPDDYEPLEPITEVEERELLREKNEDGIQDDEAHSSSEQTPQRSSSKRGRKPKTRLYEDEVERETITAHRGRGRGQGRPRGRPRVRPLTSDSTEQSPAQQTMSPNSSSVGRGTGRPRGRPRVRPLSTDRDDSGNAENESVATKDQEESSAHKRGRPRIRPLSSGAEGDSGDEEQGDAQETEVVEEDSVNAGEEDDGQVKTDVENPDGSPLKRGRGRPRTKPLTTENQTTNTENSTKDTEDGSEAAKTKENEGTVRKRGRPRSKPLSSSAPESSNPTYKVENSGEEASGETNQDAEKHTEEGSSQCTEDSESNPAKKVRTSNRKRSLSRKLKESQASDEEEEEEDEELGNDKEDWAGDEEVKPLQDKHRPICNVCGNLFSEMSSLRRHMRIHKGLKPYQCQLCTRSFRQGNQLKTHMRIHTGEKPFSCTSCDARFAQKCQLIYHCRMHHGEEKPHKCDFCGAAFATSSNLKIHIRKHSGEKPYECGECGKRFTQASTLMYHKRRHTGEKPYICDTCGMAFAVSSSLIAHNRKHTGVTPYICLDCGKPCLTAGELRKHMDIHNGSRKVRCYLCGSMFSDMYSLKKHSVLKHNALPNQEQAPLETDPTQCPLNIPIDHQGLIARVRSALVDSQDHEIQMESPLPILPPETSLIIQQSAEPQMIIQHADGTEPSMIFQHADSSEAPVLIQHGESGEQVSYVVEQYEIPGNAEMEHTQIVIVQTID; encoded by the exons ATGCCACACATCACTCACAGTGAGTTTCTTCTGGAGCAGCTGAAGAGACAGCGTGAGAGAAGCTTTCTGTGTGACTGCACAGTAACAATAGGACAGTCTCAGTATCATGCACACCACAATGTTCTGGCAGCCTTTAGCGAGTATTTCTCTACGCAGTCTATTGATGCCGGAAAGGAGAATGGCACCATAACTTTGGACCCAGAGTTGGTGAGCGGGGCTGTGTTTGAAAAACTACTGACTTATATTTACACTGGGGACTTGAGTATGGACAG AGAAGAAATTGAAAGTGTTCAGAAAGCTGCATCTTATCTTGGGATGCCCGAGGTTGTGGCTCGTTGTACACTAACTCAAGATGATATAAAAATTGGTGGCTCGCCCACAAGACAAGCGGAGTACGAAGATCCACGGTCCCCCCTGAGCCCAGACGACTACGAACCTTTAGAGCCGATCACAGAGGTGGAAGAACGGGAGCTGTTGAGGGAAAAGAATGAAGATGGGATACAGGATGATGAAGCCCATTCGTCCAGCGAACAGACACCGCAGAGAAGCAGCAGCAAGAGAGGGAGGAAACCCAAAACTAGGCTGTATGAGGATGAGGTTGAGCGGGAGACCATCACTGCTCACAGAGGCAGAGGAAGAGGTCAAGGGAGACCGAGAGGTCGCCCACGGGTGAGGCCGTTGACTTCTGATTCAACTGAACAATCTCCAGCGCAGCAAACCATGAGTCCAAATAGCAGCTCAGTAGGGAGAGGAACCGGAAGACCAAGAGGTCGTCCACGGGTTAGACCACTCTCCACTGACAGAGATGATTCTGGAAACGCTGAAAATGAGTCTGTAGCAACCAAGGATCAAGAAGAGAGCTCTGCTCACAAAAGAGGACGTCCACGAATTAGACCCCTATCATCTGGTGCAGAAGGAGACAGTGGAGATGAAGAACAAGGAGACGCCCAAGAAACAGAGGTTGTTGAAGAAGATTCTGTGAATGCTGGTGAGGAAGATGACGGTCAGGTAAAGACTGATGTGGAAAACCCAGACGGAAGTCCTTTAAAACGAGGAAGAGGAAGACCAAGGACTAAGCCGTTAACCACTGAGAACCAAACCACAAACACTGAGAACTCAACTAAAGACACAGAAGACGGTTCAGAAGCTGCAAAGACAAAAGAGAATGAAGGGACTGTTCGTAAAAGAGGAAGACCTCGATCCAAACCTCTTTCTTCTTCGGCACCTGAATCTTCAAATCCAACATATAAGGTGGAGAACAGTGGAGAAGAAGCCAGTGGAGAAACAAACCAAGACGCTGAGAAACACACTGAAGAAGGCTCATCTCAATGTACAGAAGATTCAGAGTCAAATCCTGCAAAGAAGGTCCGCACCAGCAACAGGAAGAGAAGCTTGAGTAGAAAGCTCAAAGAAAGCCAAGCTagtgatgaagaagaagaagaagaggatgaaGAACTTGGCAATGACAAGGAGGACTGGGCCGGAGACGAGGAAGTGAAGCCCTTGCAGGACAAACACAGGCCTATTTGTAACGTCTGCGGGAACCTCTTCTCAGAGATGAGCAGCCTGCGCAGACACATGCGCATACACAAGGGCCTCAAACCCTATCAGTGCCAACTCTGTACCCGCTCTTTCAGACAGGGCAACCAGTTGAAGACCCACATGCGCATACACACAG gaGAGAAGCCCTTTAGTTGTACGTCTTGCGATGCACGTTTTGCTCAGAAATGTCAGCTGATCTATCATTGCCGAATGCATCACGGAGAAGAAAAGCCACATAAATGTGATTTCTGTGGAGCAGCTTTTGCCACATCGAGCAATCTGAAAATTCACATAAG GAAGCACAGTGGTGAGAAGCCGTATGAATGTGGAGAATGTGGGAAGCGCTTCACACAGGCCAGTACTCTGATGTATCACAAACGCCGACACACAGGGGAGAAACCATACATCTGCGACACCTGCGGCATGGCGTTCGCTGTGTCCAGCTCTCTCATCGCTCACAACAGGAAACACACCG GTGTGACCCCATATATATGCTTGGATTGTGGAAAACCTTGCTTAACCGCTGGTGAACTTCGAAAACATATGGACATCCACAATG GATCAAGAAAAGTGAGGTGTTACCTGTGTGGGAGCATGTTTTCAGACATGTATAGCTTGAAGAAGCACAGCGTTTTGAAGCATAACg CTCTTCCAAACCAAGAGCAGGCTCCTTTGGAAACCGACCCGACGCAGTGTCCTCTCAACATCCCCATTGACCACCAGGGCTTGATTGCACGCGTGCGCTCCGCCCTCGTCGATTCCCAAGACCATGAAATTCAGATGGAGTCCCCATTGCCAATTTTGCCCCCGGAAACCTCACTTATTATCCAACAGTCAGCAGAGCCTCAGATGATCATACAGCATGCAGACGGCACAGAGCCCTCAATGATCTTCCAGCACGCAGATTCGTCTGAAGCACCGGTTCTCATCCAACACGGAGAATCTGGCGAGCAAGTGAGCTATGTAGTGGAACAGTACGAAATCCCCGGAAACGCTGAGATGGAGCACACGCAGATTGTCATCGTTCAGaccattgattaa
- the LOC109083014 gene encoding myoneurin-like isoform X4, with protein MDREEIESVQKAASYLGMPEVVARCTLTQDDIKIGGSPTRQAEYEDPRSPLSPDDYEPLEPITEVEERELLREKNEDGIQDDEAHSSSEQTPQRSSSKRGRKPKTRLYEDEVERETITAHRGRGRGQGRPRGRPRVRPLTSDSTEQSPAQQTMSPNSSSVGRGTGRPRGRPRVRPLSTDRDDSGNAENESVATKDQEESSAHKRGRPRIRPLSSGAEGDSGDEEQGDAQETEVVEEDSVNAGEEDDGQVKTDVENPDGSPLKRGRGRPRTKPLTTENQTTNTENSTKDTEDGSEAAKTKENEGTVRKRGRPRSKPLSSSAPESSNPTYKVENSGEEASGETNQDAEKHTEEGSSQCTEDSESNPAKKVRTSNRKRSLSRKLKESQASDEEEEEEDEELGNDKEDWAGDEEVKPLQDKHRPICNVCGNLFSEMSSLRRHMRIHKGLKPYQCQLCTRSFRQGNQLKTHMRIHTGEKPFSCTSCDARFAQKCQLIYHCRMHHGEEKPHKCDFCGAAFATSSNLKIHIRKHSGEKPYECGECGKRFTQASTLMYHKRRHTGEKPYICDTCGMAFAVSSSLIAHNRKHTGVTPYICLDCGKPCLTAGELRKHMDIHNGSRKVRCYLCGSMFSDMYSLKKHSVLKHNALPNQEQAPLETDPTQCPLNIPIDHQGLIARVRSALVDSQDHEIQMESPLPILPPETSLIIQQSAEPQMIIQHADGTEPSMIFQHADSSEAPVLIQHGESGEQVSYVVEQYEIPGNAEMEHTQIVIVQTID; from the exons ATGGACAG AGAAGAAATTGAAAGTGTTCAGAAAGCTGCATCTTATCTTGGGATGCCCGAGGTTGTGGCTCGTTGTACACTAACTCAAGATGATATAAAAATTGGTGGCTCGCCCACAAGACAAGCGGAGTACGAAGATCCACGGTCCCCCCTGAGCCCAGACGACTACGAACCTTTAGAGCCGATCACAGAGGTGGAAGAACGGGAGCTGTTGAGGGAAAAGAATGAAGATGGGATACAGGATGATGAAGCCCATTCGTCCAGCGAACAGACACCGCAGAGAAGCAGCAGCAAGAGAGGGAGGAAACCCAAAACTAGGCTGTATGAGGATGAGGTTGAGCGGGAGACCATCACTGCTCACAGAGGCAGAGGAAGAGGTCAAGGGAGACCGAGAGGTCGCCCACGGGTGAGGCCGTTGACTTCTGATTCAACTGAACAATCTCCAGCGCAGCAAACCATGAGTCCAAATAGCAGCTCAGTAGGGAGAGGAACCGGAAGACCAAGAGGTCGTCCACGGGTTAGACCACTCTCCACTGACAGAGATGATTCTGGAAACGCTGAAAATGAGTCTGTAGCAACCAAGGATCAAGAAGAGAGCTCTGCTCACAAAAGAGGACGTCCACGAATTAGACCCCTATCATCTGGTGCAGAAGGAGACAGTGGAGATGAAGAACAAGGAGACGCCCAAGAAACAGAGGTTGTTGAAGAAGATTCTGTGAATGCTGGTGAGGAAGATGACGGTCAGGTAAAGACTGATGTGGAAAACCCAGACGGAAGTCCTTTAAAACGAGGAAGAGGAAGACCAAGGACTAAGCCGTTAACCACTGAGAACCAAACCACAAACACTGAGAACTCAACTAAAGACACAGAAGACGGTTCAGAAGCTGCAAAGACAAAAGAGAATGAAGGGACTGTTCGTAAAAGAGGAAGACCTCGATCCAAACCTCTTTCTTCTTCGGCACCTGAATCTTCAAATCCAACATATAAGGTGGAGAACAGTGGAGAAGAAGCCAGTGGAGAAACAAACCAAGACGCTGAGAAACACACTGAAGAAGGCTCATCTCAATGTACAGAAGATTCAGAGTCAAATCCTGCAAAGAAGGTCCGCACCAGCAACAGGAAGAGAAGCTTGAGTAGAAAGCTCAAAGAAAGCCAAGCTagtgatgaagaagaagaagaagaggatgaaGAACTTGGCAATGACAAGGAGGACTGGGCCGGAGACGAGGAAGTGAAGCCCTTGCAGGACAAACACAGGCCTATTTGTAACGTCTGCGGGAACCTCTTCTCAGAGATGAGCAGCCTGCGCAGACACATGCGCATACACAAGGGCCTCAAACCCTATCAGTGCCAACTCTGTACCCGCTCTTTCAGACAGGGCAACCAGTTGAAGACCCACATGCGCATACACACAG gaGAGAAGCCCTTTAGTTGTACGTCTTGCGATGCACGTTTTGCTCAGAAATGTCAGCTGATCTATCATTGCCGAATGCATCACGGAGAAGAAAAGCCACATAAATGTGATTTCTGTGGAGCAGCTTTTGCCACATCGAGCAATCTGAAAATTCACATAAG GAAGCACAGTGGTGAGAAGCCGTATGAATGTGGAGAATGTGGGAAGCGCTTCACACAGGCCAGTACTCTGATGTATCACAAACGCCGACACACAGGGGAGAAACCATACATCTGCGACACCTGCGGCATGGCGTTCGCTGTGTCCAGCTCTCTCATCGCTCACAACAGGAAACACACCG GTGTGACCCCATATATATGCTTGGATTGTGGAAAACCTTGCTTAACCGCTGGTGAACTTCGAAAACATATGGACATCCACAATG GATCAAGAAAAGTGAGGTGTTACCTGTGTGGGAGCATGTTTTCAGACATGTATAGCTTGAAGAAGCACAGCGTTTTGAAGCATAACg CTCTTCCAAACCAAGAGCAGGCTCCTTTGGAAACCGACCCGACGCAGTGTCCTCTCAACATCCCCATTGACCACCAGGGCTTGATTGCACGCGTGCGCTCCGCCCTCGTCGATTCCCAAGACCATGAAATTCAGATGGAGTCCCCATTGCCAATTTTGCCCCCGGAAACCTCACTTATTATCCAACAGTCAGCAGAGCCTCAGATGATCATACAGCATGCAGACGGCACAGAGCCCTCAATGATCTTCCAGCACGCAGATTCGTCTGAAGCACCGGTTCTCATCCAACACGGAGAATCTGGCGAGCAAGTGAGCTATGTAGTGGAACAGTACGAAATCCCCGGAAACGCTGAGATGGAGCACACGCAGATTGTCATCGTTCAGaccattgattaa